A DNA window from Mucilaginibacter xinganensis contains the following coding sequences:
- a CDS encoding DUF6734 family protein encodes MDSTIKIIQTLYLPGNGADPLKNSLGFLSPEFNWMGWALSCLQLKQYYPQVELYTNSAGYDVLINRLKLPYDAVHLVLNDLDFPAHLWAYPKLYTYSLQNGPFLHVDGDAFFWEKLDDTTLQRPLIAQNMETNDSYYQSILKHLLNLGLVFPAAITDSLNNGKKLAAYNAGIIGGNDIDFFKKYAEEAFGFVTANYEKLQLLKIPEINMIYEQVLFHCLAEQNKIAVTCYLPDEVTDMTYPGFADFMNVAGDIKYIHLMGEFKRNVDCCFMLASRLRHDYPGYYYRVIDECKKAGFTLYLTCYNNEINGNSAAWLRLYEHEKKQYANVEYLFRNNRLQYAKFKRNKFLKIANSDSGIVSYHVPLSYRMEFKQVEADQLDGILIDLMRIGRTFAELLNFITECFDEGDTTQGRADISKLLSLKLRAGLYGNLYEVCL; translated from the coding sequence ATGGACAGTACCATAAAAATTATCCAAACATTATACCTGCCTGGTAATGGCGCAGATCCGTTGAAGAATAGCTTAGGGTTTCTTTCGCCCGAGTTTAACTGGATGGGTTGGGCGTTAAGCTGTCTACAATTAAAACAATACTACCCGCAGGTTGAGTTATACACCAATAGTGCCGGGTATGATGTGTTGATAAACCGGCTTAAACTTCCTTATGACGCAGTGCACCTGGTATTAAACGATCTTGATTTCCCTGCCCACCTGTGGGCTTATCCAAAGTTGTACACATACAGTCTGCAAAACGGGCCGTTTTTACATGTGGACGGCGATGCCTTTTTTTGGGAAAAGTTGGATGATACCACCTTACAGCGCCCGCTTATTGCACAGAATATGGAGACTAACGATTCCTACTATCAATCAATTTTAAAGCACCTTTTAAATTTAGGACTGGTTTTTCCCGCGGCTATCACCGATAGCTTAAATAATGGTAAAAAACTTGCCGCATACAATGCCGGGATAATTGGCGGTAATGACATTGATTTTTTTAAAAAATACGCAGAAGAGGCCTTTGGTTTTGTAACTGCCAACTATGAAAAGTTGCAGCTGTTAAAGATCCCGGAGATCAATATGATTTATGAGCAGGTACTGTTTCATTGCCTTGCTGAACAGAACAAAATAGCGGTAACATGTTATTTGCCGGATGAAGTAACTGATATGACATATCCCGGCTTTGCCGATTTTATGAATGTTGCAGGTGATATAAAGTACATCCACCTGATGGGTGAATTTAAAAGAAATGTCGATTGCTGTTTTATGCTGGCCAGTCGCTTAAGGCATGATTATCCGGGTTATTATTACCGCGTTATTGATGAATGTAAAAAAGCCGGGTTCACTTTGTATTTAACATGTTATAATAATGAAATAAATGGAAATTCTGCGGCGTGGTTACGTTTATATGAGCATGAAAAAAAACAGTATGCAAATGTTGAGTACTTGTTTAGGAACAACAGGTTGCAGTATGCAAAATTTAAAAGAAATAAGTTTTTAAAGATAGCTAACAGTGATAGCGGTATTGTTAGTTACCATGTGCCGTTAAGCTACAGAATGGAATTTAAGCAGGTTGAGGCAGATCAGTTGGATGGAATTTTAATTGACCTTATGCGTATCGGAAGAACATTTGCAGAATTGCTGAATTTTATAACCGAATGTTTTGATGAAGGCGATACTACACAAGGCCGGGCGGATATTAGTAAATTGCTTAGCCTTAAACTACGCGCAGGGTTGTATGGTAATTTGTATGAGGTTTGTTTATAA
- a CDS encoding PA2169 family four-helix-bundle protein codes for METTTEMTTEILNDLIAINNDRITGYERAAGELKEEDADLRALFTDMVAESHQCKMELANEVAANGGDIEQGTTTSGKIYRAWMDVKAVFTGHDRKTVLENCEAGEDAAQKAYTTALREEELPAYIRTMISKQKEDLKVSHDKIKNLRDFQS; via the coding sequence ATGGAAACTACAACAGAAATGACAACCGAAATTTTGAACGACCTGATAGCCATTAATAATGACCGTATAACCGGTTACGAGAGAGCTGCCGGCGAATTAAAAGAAGAAGATGCCGACCTGAGAGCGCTTTTTACTGACATGGTAGCCGAGAGCCATCAATGTAAGATGGAACTGGCAAACGAGGTTGCTGCAAACGGGGGCGATATTGAACAAGGCACCACTACCAGCGGAAAGATTTACCGCGCCTGGATGGATGTAAAAGCAGTTTTTACCGGGCACGACCGTAAAACTGTACTTGAGAATTGTGAAGCTGGTGAAGATGCGGCTCAAAAAGCCTACACCACAGCTTTACGCGAAGAAGAATTACCTGCTTACATCCGCACGATGATCAGCAAGCAAAAGGAAGATTTAAAAGTATCGCATGATAAAATTAAAAACCTGCGCGACTTTCAGAGTTAA
- a CDS encoding phospho-sugar mutase, giving the protein MQELDPVILQKANAWLQGSYDADVKQQIQTLLDNKAYTELTDSFYRDLEFGTGGLRGTMGPGSNRINKYTIGAATQGLANHLKKSYPGEKIKVAIAHDSRNNADLFSRITAEVFSANDIYVYFFKALRPTPELSYAVRVLGCKSGVMLTASHNPKEYNGYKAYGADGGQFVSPEDKAVMDEVAAISSVDEIKFNRVDANIEEIGEEIDEQYLAAITKLSVSPEAIKRQKDLKIVYSPIHGTGITLVPQALKLFGFENVILVDEQTTPDGNFPTVVYPNPEEKEALTLALKKAQETDADLVLATDPDADRVGIAVKNTENEFILLNGNQTGAMLINYLLTAWEEKGKLTGKEYIVKTIVTTNLIEQIAKAKNVTFYNTLTGFKYIGELMTKFEGKQTFIGGGEESYGYLIGELVRDKDAVVSSAFIAEMTAYYKDKGSSLFEALIDTYIKYGFYKEKLISLTKKGKTGAEEIKEMMEKFRTNPPVTLGGSKVTTLKDYEKGIETDLLTNTTKKLELPTSDVLQFITEDGSIISARPSGTEPKIKFYCSVNGKLAGKEAYHETDKQLDEKISAIMKDLGV; this is encoded by the coding sequence ATGCAAGAGTTAGACCCAGTTATTTTACAGAAGGCCAACGCATGGCTTCAGGGAAGTTATGACGCTGATGTTAAGCAACAAATTCAGACTTTATTGGATAATAAAGCATACACAGAATTAACCGATTCGTTTTACCGCGACCTGGAATTTGGTACAGGTGGGTTGCGCGGAACGATGGGCCCCGGTAGCAACCGTATCAACAAATATACCATAGGGGCGGCAACGCAGGGTTTGGCCAATCACCTTAAAAAGAGTTATCCCGGCGAAAAAATTAAAGTTGCCATAGCGCACGACAGCCGTAACAATGCTGATCTTTTTTCGCGCATTACTGCGGAAGTGTTTTCAGCTAATGATATTTACGTATACTTTTTTAAGGCGCTTCGCCCTACGCCTGAACTCTCATACGCGGTACGGGTATTGGGTTGCAAAAGTGGCGTAATGCTCACCGCATCACATAACCCTAAAGAATATAATGGTTACAAGGCCTATGGCGCGGATGGAGGGCAATTTGTATCGCCAGAGGATAAGGCTGTAATGGATGAGGTTGCCGCAATCAGCAGCGTGGACGAGATAAAGTTTAACCGCGTTGATGCCAATATCGAGGAGATAGGCGAGGAGATTGATGAGCAATACTTGGCTGCAATAACCAAACTTTCGGTTTCGCCGGAGGCTATTAAGCGGCAGAAGGATCTTAAAATTGTTTATTCGCCTATTCACGGAACAGGGATAACTTTAGTGCCGCAGGCCTTGAAGCTTTTTGGTTTTGAGAATGTGATTTTGGTTGATGAGCAAACTACCCCGGACGGTAATTTTCCTACCGTGGTTTATCCAAACCCGGAAGAAAAAGAAGCACTGACCCTTGCCCTTAAAAAGGCACAGGAAACTGATGCAGACCTGGTGCTGGCTACTGACCCCGATGCCGACCGCGTAGGTATTGCGGTTAAGAATACCGAAAATGAATTTATATTGCTGAATGGCAATCAAACAGGGGCCATGCTGATCAACTACCTGCTTACCGCATGGGAAGAAAAAGGCAAGCTTACGGGTAAAGAGTACATTGTTAAAACCATTGTTACCACTAACCTGATTGAGCAAATAGCAAAAGCTAAAAACGTTACGTTTTATAATACTTTAACAGGTTTTAAATACATTGGCGAGCTGATGACCAAATTTGAAGGGAAACAGACCTTTATTGGCGGCGGCGAAGAAAGCTATGGCTATTTAATTGGCGAACTGGTGCGTGATAAAGACGCGGTGGTGAGCAGCGCGTTTATTGCAGAAATGACAGCCTATTACAAAGATAAAGGCAGCAGCTTATTTGAGGCGTTGATTGATACTTACATAAAATATGGTTTCTACAAAGAGAAATTGATCTCGCTTACCAAAAAAGGTAAAACAGGTGCCGAGGAGATTAAGGAGATGATGGAGAAATTTCGCACCAATCCGCCGGTTACGCTGGGCGGCTCAAAAGTTACAACACTTAAAGACTACGAAAAAGGCATTGAAACTGATCTGCTTACCAATACTACAAAAAAACTGGAGTTGCCAACAAGCGATGTATTGCAGTTTATTACTGAAGATGGCAGTATTATCTCAGCCAGGCCATCAGGCACGGAGCCTAAAATTAAGTTCTATTGCAGCGTAAACGGTAAGCTCGCCGGTAAAGAGGCTTACCACGAAACGGATAAGCAATTGGATGAAAAAATCAGCGCTATAATGAAGGACTTGGGCGTATAA
- a CDS encoding AAA domain-containing protein has protein sequence MSYFKKLLDLLKIERDEDRNSYLKLTETSSVADRRANGITWYPIAIRGTEPSRGDYLSVEVERTTHQDVVHQFRFGVPAVLFSNHDPKKDRLEGTISYQGGNRLKITLFTDELPEWAHAGKLGVELLFDNNSYDEMQNALKQATLLREKPEGRLINILTGDNPPLFTDDKEYPGLTGLNDSQQSAVRKILCAQDLAVVHGPPGTGKTTTLVQAIKALIAQNKEQILVVAPSNTAVDLLSEKLSNEGLNVLRIGNPARVSAKLTSLTLDSKMAEHSYVKDVKKLKKQASEYKNMAHKYKRSFGKAERDQRKALFDEAHKIMREVDKIEQFIIDDLVAKAQVVTATLVGSNHYTVRNVKFGTVVIDEAGQALEPAIWIPILKAQKVVMAGDHFQLAPTIKSNEAAREGLSTTLLEKSVGLHPEAVTLLDVQYRMNKTIMGFSSKEFYGNRLKAHQSVANQLLFPADLPLTFVDTAGCGFDEKQEGTSSTNPEEAVFLVKHLTQLLAVELGSFFAISPTIAVISPYKEQIRMLKELVANSEELQYYGDNITVNTIDSFQGQERDVVYISMVRSNTSGDIGFLADIRRMNVAMTRAKKKLVVIGDSSTLGNFPFYKDFIAYAEAAGGYKSAWEYMNL, from the coding sequence ATGTCCTATTTTAAAAAACTGCTTGATCTTTTAAAAATTGAGCGGGATGAAGATCGCAACTCCTATTTAAAGCTTACTGAAACATCATCTGTTGCCGACAGGCGGGCCAACGGCATTACCTGGTATCCAATCGCTATACGTGGAACGGAGCCCAGCCGCGGGGATTATTTAAGTGTTGAAGTGGAGCGTACCACGCACCAGGATGTTGTTCACCAGTTTAGATTTGGCGTACCCGCAGTATTGTTCTCGAACCATGATCCTAAAAAGGACAGGCTGGAAGGTACCATTTCCTATCAGGGCGGAAATCGTCTTAAAATAACTTTGTTTACTGACGAGTTGCCTGAATGGGCGCATGCCGGTAAATTGGGTGTAGAACTGCTTTTTGATAACAATAGTTATGATGAGATGCAGAATGCCCTTAAACAGGCTACGTTATTAAGAGAAAAGCCTGAAGGACGACTGATTAACATTTTGACAGGCGATAACCCGCCACTATTTACCGATGATAAAGAATATCCGGGTTTAACCGGATTAAATGACTCGCAACAATCGGCAGTGCGAAAAATTTTGTGTGCACAGGATTTGGCGGTGGTTCACGGCCCGCCGGGAACGGGAAAAACCACTACGCTGGTGCAGGCAATCAAAGCGCTGATAGCTCAAAATAAAGAACAAATATTAGTTGTAGCGCCAAGTAATACTGCCGTTGACCTGTTGAGTGAGAAGCTAAGCAACGAAGGGTTAAATGTATTGCGTATAGGCAACCCGGCGAGGGTATCGGCCAAACTAACGTCGCTTACTTTAGACAGCAAAATGGCGGAACATAGCTATGTAAAGGATGTTAAAAAACTAAAGAAGCAAGCGTCGGAATATAAAAATATGGCGCATAAATATAAGCGCAGCTTTGGCAAAGCAGAACGCGACCAGCGAAAAGCTTTGTTTGACGAGGCGCACAAAATAATGCGCGAAGTTGACAAAATTGAACAGTTTATTATTGACGATCTTGTTGCAAAAGCGCAGGTTGTAACTGCTACCCTGGTTGGCTCGAATCATTACACAGTTCGCAATGTGAAGTTTGGCACAGTAGTGATTGATGAAGCCGGGCAGGCGCTTGAACCCGCCATCTGGATACCGATCCTGAAAGCGCAAAAAGTTGTTATGGCCGGTGATCACTTCCAGTTGGCACCTACCATAAAATCAAACGAAGCTGCCAGGGAGGGGTTAAGTACTACCCTGCTTGAAAAATCTGTGGGCCTGCACCCCGAAGCGGTTACCTTACTGGATGTGCAATACCGGATGAACAAAACCATTATGGGTTTTTCGTCAAAGGAATTTTATGGTAACCGTTTAAAAGCGCATCAATCGGTTGCAAATCAATTGTTGTTCCCGGCCGATTTGCCCTTAACCTTTGTTGATACGGCTGGTTGCGGTTTTGATGAAAAGCAGGAAGGTACCAGCTCAACTAATCCAGAAGAGGCGGTGTTTTTAGTTAAACATTTAACGCAGTTACTTGCTGTTGAGCTAGGATCTTTTTTTGCTATAAGCCCTACGATAGCTGTTATATCGCCCTATAAAGAACAGATCCGGATGTTAAAAGAGTTGGTCGCAAACTCAGAAGAATTACAGTATTACGGTGACAATATCACTGTTAATACGATAGATAGTTTTCAGGGACAGGAACGGGATGTGGTTTACATTAGTATGGTGCGCAGCAATACCAGCGGTGATATTGGCTTTCTTGCAGACATTCGCCGGATGAACGTTGCGATGACGCGTGCTAAGAAAAAGCTGGTGGTAATTGGTGATAGTTCAACGCTGGGGAATTTTCCTTTCTACAAAGACTTTATTGCTTATGCCGAAGCTGCAGGAGGTTACAAAAGTGCATGGGAGTATATGAATTTATAA
- a CDS encoding SusC/RagA family TonB-linked outer membrane protein: MKKILLLNLCLLLIATTQLFAQTQTVTGKVTAKEDGLPLPGVSVSIKGTTNGTQTDVNGKYSLAVPSGAQLTFSFLGYSSQTLPISGNSLNVVLVASSQQLGEVVVTGALGISRTRNQQSYAAQQVNGEEVSKQRSTNFISGLSGKVSGLEIRQNNALGGSTNVVLRGTKSIFGNNQALFVIDGVPVDNTNSNGSNQQQGGGGYDYGSPASDINPDDIENVTVLKGAGATALYGSRGSNGVILITTKKAKKGLGVIVNSTVSFGSIDKSTFAQYQKQYGAGYGPGFYTGNIFGQTGVKVAQTDADASNGSAFDPNLMVYQWNAFDPTSANYGKATPWVAAKNDPTTFFEKPVSTNNSIMITNGGENGSFKLGYTNSDENGVLPNSNLKKNLVDFAATYNITPKLTVGASINYYNTNGTGRGGTGYDGTNSDNRNVVSGFRQWWETNVDVQELKAAYERTKSNITWNMADARHGNTAPAYWNNPYWVTDHNYETDSRNRYLGNVNAAYKATSWLTFTGRVSLDTYSALQEERYDVGSIGLPYYSRTNQNYSETNFDLLANVDKNLGNDFNLKAVLGTNIRKNNFNSIFASTNGGLIIPGLYSLSNTLNSPLSPTEIYQRREVDGVFGGATLTWKNLLTIDGTIRRDESSTLPSANNKYYYPSVSAGFIFSELLKQYTWLSYGKLRASYAQVGADAPIYSVNDTYTIIPPFGSNPQTVANATKNNNNLKPEQTKSKEIGLELSFFNNRLGFDGSYYVTNTFNEILPVNISGATGYTAEYLNAGNVRNKGFELSVNGTPVRTKDFNWKINVNFTRNRNEVTSLFKDATGNEAQNLQLGSFQNGETLNAPLHGSLGTIRGTDYTYYKNGQPIVGADGQYVLTATANHDIGNTNPDWTGGINNNFTYKGFNLSFLIDIRKGGSVFSNDLAYGLADGIYPLTAYTNDLGNPVRSPLTTGSNSGGFIRPGVTADGQPNTVRVPGGPYGSFGDGAGLLPLKAFVYDASFIKLREAILGYTLPGSALGKLGPVKEVTFQLIGRNLWIIHKNLPYADPEEGLSAGNLQGIQEGAYPTVRTISFNLKLRF, encoded by the coding sequence ATGAAAAAAATTCTACTACTGAATTTGTGCTTACTCCTTATAGCTACTACCCAGCTATTTGCGCAAACTCAAACCGTAACCGGGAAGGTTACGGCTAAGGAAGACGGCTTGCCACTACCCGGGGTGTCGGTAAGCATTAAAGGAACAACAAACGGTACACAAACCGACGTAAACGGTAAATATTCGCTTGCGGTCCCTTCGGGTGCGCAACTAACTTTTAGCTTTTTAGGGTACTCGTCACAAACGTTACCCATATCAGGCAATTCACTTAATGTTGTGCTGGTAGCTTCCAGCCAGCAGTTGGGTGAAGTTGTAGTTACCGGAGCATTAGGAATATCCCGCACCCGCAACCAGCAGAGTTACGCAGCGCAGCAGGTTAATGGTGAGGAAGTAAGCAAACAGCGTTCAACTAACTTTATAAGCGGCTTGTCAGGCAAAGTATCAGGCTTGGAGATTCGTCAAAACAATGCATTGGGCGGTTCAACAAATGTTGTACTTCGTGGTACCAAATCAATTTTTGGCAACAATCAGGCGCTTTTTGTTATTGATGGTGTACCGGTTGACAACACTAATTCAAACGGAAGCAATCAGCAACAAGGTGGTGGTGGTTATGACTACGGCAGCCCTGCGTCAGATATTAACCCTGACGATATTGAAAACGTGACTGTTTTAAAAGGCGCAGGTGCAACAGCACTGTATGGGTCTCGTGGCAGCAACGGTGTTATCCTGATCACTACCAAGAAAGCAAAAAAAGGACTGGGAGTTATTGTTAACTCTACTGTTAGCTTTGGTTCGATAGATAAATCGACTTTTGCACAATATCAAAAACAATACGGTGCCGGTTACGGCCCGGGATTTTACACCGGTAACATTTTTGGGCAAACAGGGGTTAAAGTGGCACAAACAGATGCTGATGCATCTAATGGTTCGGCTTTTGACCCTAATTTAATGGTTTACCAATGGAATGCGTTTGATCCAACGTCAGCAAACTATGGAAAAGCTACACCATGGGTTGCAGCAAAAAATGACCCAACCACATTTTTTGAAAAACCGGTATCAACCAATAACAGTATCATGATCACTAATGGTGGCGAAAATGGTTCGTTTAAATTGGGTTATACCAACAGCGATGAAAACGGCGTATTGCCAAATAGTAATTTAAAGAAAAACCTGGTTGACTTTGCTGCTACTTACAATATCACACCAAAGTTAACCGTAGGTGCAAGTATCAATTATTATAACACCAACGGTACAGGCAGAGGCGGAACCGGCTATGATGGTACTAACTCTGATAACCGTAACGTAGTATCGGGTTTCAGGCAATGGTGGGAAACCAATGTTGACGTTCAGGAACTGAAAGCCGCTTACGAGCGTACCAAATCAAATATTACCTGGAATATGGCCGACGCGAGGCATGGAAATACTGCCCCGGCTTATTGGAACAACCCATATTGGGTAACTGATCATAACTATGAAACTGATTCGCGCAACCGGTACTTAGGAAATGTGAATGCTGCTTACAAGGCTACATCATGGTTAACCTTTACCGGCAGGGTGTCATTAGACACTTATTCAGCATTGCAGGAAGAGCGTTATGATGTTGGTAGTATAGGACTACCTTATTATTCACGTACCAATCAAAACTACTCCGAAACAAATTTTGATTTGTTGGCTAATGTGGACAAAAATTTAGGGAACGACTTTAATTTGAAGGCGGTATTGGGTACTAACATCAGGAAAAATAATTTTAACAGCATTTTTGCCAGCACCAACGGTGGTTTAATTATCCCTGGTTTGTATTCCCTTTCAAACACGCTGAATTCACCACTGTCGCCAACTGAGATTTACCAAAGAAGAGAAGTTGACGGTGTTTTTGGAGGTGCTACCCTTACCTGGAAAAATTTATTAACCATAGATGGAACCATAAGAAGAGATGAGTCATCAACTTTGCCATCAGCTAACAATAAATATTACTATCCGTCAGTATCTGCAGGCTTTATTTTCTCGGAACTGCTTAAACAATACACCTGGTTGTCATACGGAAAATTAAGGGCCAGCTACGCTCAGGTGGGTGCTGACGCGCCTATATACAGCGTTAACGATACCTACACCATCATTCCGCCTTTTGGTTCAAACCCGCAAACGGTTGCAAATGCTACCAAAAACAATAATAACTTAAAACCTGAGCAAACCAAAAGTAAGGAAATTGGTCTGGAGTTGTCGTTCTTCAACAACCGTTTAGGTTTTGACGGCAGTTACTACGTAACCAATACATTTAATGAAATTTTACCTGTAAACATATCAGGCGCTACCGGCTACACTGCTGAGTATTTAAACGCAGGTAATGTTCGTAACAAAGGCTTTGAACTTTCAGTAAATGGTACCCCGGTAAGAACAAAAGATTTTAACTGGAAAATTAATGTGAATTTTACCCGCAACCGCAACGAGGTTACTTCCCTGTTTAAAGATGCAACCGGTAACGAGGCACAAAATCTTCAGTTAGGAAGCTTCCAGAACGGAGAAACCTTAAACGCTCCGCTTCACGGATCGTTGGGCACAATCAGGGGAACAGATTATACTTATTATAAAAACGGACAGCCAATTGTAGGCGCCGACGGACAATATGTGTTAACAGCTACTGCTAACCACGATATTGGAAATACCAATCCTGATTGGACGGGGGGTATCAATAACAACTTTACTTACAAAGGTTTCAACCTGAGCTTCCTGATCGACATCCGTAAAGGCGGTTCAGTATTCTCAAATGACCTTGCTTATGGCTTAGCCGACGGTATTTATCCGTTAACCGCATATACCAATGATTTAGGTAACCCTGTTCGCAGCCCGCTTACAACAGGTTCAAACAGCGGTGGTTTTATTCGCCCGGGCGTTACAGCCGACGGACAACCTAATACCGTTCGTGTACCTGGCGGCCCTTACGGATCATTTGGTGACGGTGCCGGTTTGTTACCGTTAAAAGCATTTGTGTACGACGCCAGCTTTATAAAACTGCGTGAAGCAATTTTGGGCTATACGTTACCCGGAAGTGCATTAGGAAAACTTGGCCCTGTAAAAGAAGTTACTTTCCAGCTTATTGGGCGTAACTTATGGATCATCCACAAAAACCTTCCTTATGCCGACCCTGAAGAAGGTTTATCAGCAGGTAACCTGCAGGGGATCCAGGAAGGTGCTTACCCAACTGTACGTACCATTTCATTTAACTTAAAACTACGTTTCTAA
- a CDS encoding SusD/RagB family nutrient-binding outer membrane lipoprotein, with the protein MKKRILIFASLLTLAACKKDLTSLNVDPKNPSSVPSYSLFTEAERLLTNTVTSPSVNLNIFRLIEQQWTETQYLNETQYQISYRKQPDGIWTAFYTNTLQNFEKSKQAMKVDVKDAGTLKNETAIADILQVYSYYYLVTTFGNIPYTQALDITKPFPKYDDAKTVYSALLTRLDADIAALDPGAGSIGGADIIYGGDVTKWKLFANTFKLKMGITIADSDPATAKTTVEAAVAAGVFKSNDDNASFQYVASPPNTNPIWVNLVQSGRHDFVGTSQFIDLLNPNKATQDPRLPYFFAKSASNSIYEGADNGTGDGSLAFSDYSLPGGPLLTPNATGTLTNPDFPALLLDYSETEFNLAEAVARGFAVGGTVESHYVAAISASVSYWTGANPTPAYLAQANVAYATAPGTTPLEKIAGQEYIALYNRGWDAWIVNRKLDYPKLVPPPNAFSDFPVRFTYPISEQNINKPNYDAASSAIGGDLVTTKLFFDIH; encoded by the coding sequence ATGAAAAAAAGAATATTAATTTTTGCATCCCTGCTAACCCTGGCGGCTTGCAAAAAGGATCTGACAAGTTTAAATGTCGATCCGAAAAACCCTTCCTCAGTGCCGTCATACTCGTTATTTACCGAGGCTGAAAGGTTATTGACCAACACTGTAACTTCGCCAAGCGTGAACCTGAACATATTCCGTTTAATTGAACAGCAGTGGACAGAAACGCAGTACTTAAATGAAACCCAATACCAGATAAGCTACCGTAAGCAACCTGACGGGATCTGGACCGCATTTTATACCAATACTTTGCAAAACTTCGAGAAGTCGAAACAGGCGATGAAAGTTGATGTAAAAGATGCAGGAACTTTAAAAAACGAAACGGCTATTGCCGATATCCTGCAGGTTTATAGTTATTACTACCTGGTTACTACCTTTGGAAACATTCCATATACACAGGCTTTGGACATAACTAAACCTTTCCCTAAGTATGATGATGCAAAAACTGTTTATTCTGCTCTTTTAACGCGTCTTGATGCAGATATTGCAGCTTTGGACCCGGGAGCCGGCAGTATAGGCGGCGCTGATATCATTTATGGCGGCGATGTTACCAAATGGAAATTATTTGCAAATACATTTAAGCTGAAAATGGGGATAACCATTGCCGATTCAGACCCCGCAACTGCAAAAACAACAGTTGAAGCAGCCGTAGCTGCCGGTGTTTTTAAATCGAATGATGATAATGCTTCGTTTCAGTACGTAGCAAGCCCTCCAAACACCAACCCTATCTGGGTTAACCTGGTGCAAAGCGGCAGGCATGATTTTGTTGGCACAAGCCAGTTCATTGATCTGCTGAATCCTAACAAAGCTACACAGGACCCAAGATTGCCGTACTTTTTCGCAAAAAGCGCTTCAAACAGTATTTATGAAGGTGCTGACAATGGTACAGGCGACGGTTCACTTGCGTTTTCAGATTATTCATTGCCGGGAGGCCCCTTGTTAACGCCGAATGCTACAGGGACATTAACCAATCCTGACTTCCCTGCTTTATTGCTGGATTATTCTGAAACAGAATTTAACCTTGCAGAGGCAGTAGCAAGAGGCTTTGCTGTTGGTGGCACTGTTGAATCACATTACGTTGCTGCAATTAGCGCTTCGGTATCTTATTGGACGGGTGCCAACCCAACACCGGCTTATTTAGCGCAGGCGAATGTAGCCTACGCAACTGCTCCGGGTACTACCCCGCTTGAAAAAATTGCCGGCCAGGAATACATTGCCCTATACAACAGGGGTTGGGATGCATGGATTGTAAACAGGAAACTGGATTATCCAAAGCTGGTTCCGCCGCCAAATGCATTCAGTGATTTCCCGGTACGTTTTACCTATCCTATAAGCGAGCAAAACATTAACAAGCCAAATTATGATGCAGCTTCATCTGCAATAGGTGGCGACCTGGTGACCACGAAGCTATTTTTTGACATTCACTAG